In Syntrophales bacterium, a single window of DNA contains:
- the surE gene encoding 5'/3'-nucleotidase SurE: MRFLLTNDDGIYARGLSALYEELSKEAECLIVAPEVEQSAVGHAITIARPIMVRRAKKNGVFLGYAVAGTPADCVKIGIRELAEKPFDLVVSGINIGANVGINVIYSGTVSAATEGTILGVPSLAISLDTHDRDADFSFAAKFARKMAVFMLKHNPDKNIPLNVNVPAIPEEEIKGVVVAKQGKARLMESFEKRVDPRDNIYYWLAGETQLSEMEEADSDACVLKKGMISITPIYYDLTRHDVLANLGASIKDYFD; this comes from the coding sequence ATGAGGTTTCTTCTTACAAATGATGACGGAATATACGCCAGGGGTTTGAGCGCCCTATACGAGGAACTGTCAAAGGAGGCGGAATGTTTGATAGTAGCCCCTGAGGTGGAGCAGAGCGCTGTTGGCCATGCCATCACTATCGCACGCCCAATTATGGTCAGACGTGCCAAAAAGAACGGGGTTTTCCTTGGATACGCGGTAGCCGGCACCCCCGCTGACTGCGTAAAGATAGGGATAAGAGAACTGGCAGAAAAACCTTTTGATCTGGTGGTCTCCGGAATAAATATCGGCGCCAACGTGGGAATAAATGTAATCTATTCCGGAACGGTATCCGCGGCCACGGAAGGGACTATTCTGGGAGTTCCTTCCCTGGCAATATCGCTGGATACCCATGACAGAGACGCCGACTTTTCATTTGCGGCCAAATTTGCCAGAAAAATGGCCGTTTTCATGCTTAAACACAACCCCGACAAGAATATCCCTCTCAATGTAAATGTTCCGGCGATCCCTGAAGAAGAAATAAAGGGTGTTGTGGTTGCAAAACAGGGAAAAGCTCGTCTGATGGAATCCTTTGAAAAGAGGGTGGATCCGAGAGATAACATATATTACTGGCTGGCAGGTGAAACACAACTTTCCGAAATGGAAGAGGCGGACTCAGACGCATGTGTTCTGAAGAAGGGAATGATATCCATAACTCCGATCTATTATGATCTGACAAGACATGACGTCCTGGCAAATTTGGGTGCAAGCATAAAAGACTATTTTGATTAA
- a CDS encoding universal stress protein, with amino-acid sequence MVKNILVATDGSDYSKTALEYGIYIAKRLDARLTVLHVVDIRIIESPLFGDISGSVGLLPYQEFVPVIKESLNERADSILETSRERCEKSGLNPELKKVWGIVNEAIVEEGENADWILLAQRGEYSHLSKGGLLGSTSEAVVRKSRKPVLVTPISFQEIESMGLAYDGSESADNALKIAAELCDKIRWPLSIIIITDESKQAADFSKRIEEILDPYEEIDSDIVILRGKVEQEIIKFIQEGSVELMVMGARGHSRFRELILGSTTSYVIRKSTIPILMVR; translated from the coding sequence ATGGTTAAGAATATCCTCGTTGCCACGGATGGTTCCGATTACAGCAAGACCGCCCTTGAATACGGGATTTATATAGCCAAAAGGCTGGATGCTCGGCTGACTGTTCTGCATGTGGTGGATATCAGAATAATAGAGAGCCCGCTCTTTGGTGATATTTCCGGTTCCGTCGGTCTTTTACCATATCAGGAATTTGTCCCTGTGATAAAGGAGAGCCTCAATGAGAGAGCTGATTCCATTCTTGAGACATCCAGGGAAAGGTGTGAAAAGTCTGGCCTGAATCCTGAATTGAAGAAGGTTTGGGGTATAGTGAACGAGGCGATCGTGGAGGAGGGGGAAAATGCTGATTGGATTCTCCTTGCGCAGAGGGGTGAATACTCCCACTTGAGCAAGGGCGGTCTTCTCGGTTCCACCTCGGAGGCGGTGGTTCGTAAATCAAGAAAGCCGGTGCTGGTCACACCCATCAGTTTTCAGGAGATCGAGAGCATGGGGCTTGCCTATGATGGCAGTGAATCGGCCGATAATGCCTTAAAAATAGCCGCGGAATTATGTGACAAGATCCGCTGGCCGCTGTCGATTATTATCATCACTGATGAATCTAAACAGGCTGCGGACTTCAGCAAAAGGATAGAGGAAATTCTTGACCCATATGAAGAAATTGATAGCGATATAGTAATATTAAGGGGAAAAGTAGAACAAGAAATCATAAAATTCATTCAGGAGGGTTCCGTAGAATTGATGGTAATGGGTGCCCGTGGTCACAGCAGATTCAGAGAGCTGATACTGGGCAGCACAACCTCCTATGTGATACGTAAAAGCACCATCCCAATACTTATGGTACGTTAA
- a CDS encoding toxin-antitoxin system YwqK family antitoxin, translating to MFFRKKRKEENSFYDSNRIREKRVYLNGKLEGEYLSYYENGQILAKLNFHNGLREGEAVSYYKDGRIREKCTYRNDKLVGEYVCYYENGRIREKENYNEDGELDGEYLLYYKNDQIKNEENFKDGKFDGEYCSYYKDGQIKEKGSFKDDKRDGEYVAYYKNGQVKERAKYEDGILDGKFVSYSEDGQILETNSSELSSYDEDEWDDKEKEYEDLLKKLSEFDKE from the coding sequence ATGTTTTTCAGAAAAAAGAGGAAAGAAGAAAATTCTTTCTATGACAGTAACCGTATAAGAGAGAAGAGGGTCTATCTTAATGGCAAACTGGAAGGGGAATATTTATCTTATTATGAAAACGGTCAAATATTAGCGAAACTAAACTTTCATAATGGCCTGAGAGAGGGTGAGGCAGTTTCCTATTACAAAGACGGTAGAATCAGGGAAAAGTGTACATATAGGAACGACAAATTGGTCGGAGAATATGTCTGTTACTATGAAAACGGCAGGATCAGGGAAAAAGAGAATTACAATGAGGATGGTGAACTCGATGGGGAATACCTCCTTTATTACAAGAACGACCAGATAAAAAATGAAGAAAACTTTAAAGATGGCAAGTTTGATGGCGAATACTGTTCATATTACAAAGATGGTCAGATAAAAGAAAAGGGAAGTTTCAAGGATGATAAAAGGGACGGTGAATACGTCGCCTATTATAAAAATGGTCAGGTAAAAGAACGGGCAAAGTATGAGGATGGCATACTGGATGGCAAATTTGTCAGTTACTCCGAAGATGGCCAGATACTGGAAACAAATAGTAGCGAGCTTTCCTCTTACGATGAAGACGAGTGGGATGACAAGGAGAAAGAGTATGAAGACTTGCTCAAAAAACTGTCAGAATTTGATAAGGAATAG